Genomic DNA from Cloeon dipterum chromosome 3, ieCloDipt1.1, whole genome shotgun sequence:
ATTTCCTATAAGAGAGAATTGAGCGTCGAAAGTTGGATTTCTTGGTATGCACatgctgctcgctcgctgcatCTTCTGTCTTGCAATCTGTACTCCATAATATGTTCGTCTGGACAGGCGGCAAAGTGATGAAGGGAAAAAAGTATTCCTATGTTCTTGTATTGGATAGAAGCTGTATGGCCCCTAATGCCTCTTCAACAATAAGCACAACTTAACCTACAAAGCAAATTCTGCAACACAGATTATAAACTGCAGACATCAAAAGAGGTACATGCAATGAATTTCCGTGAATTAGTGCCGCATCAAAATAcctgaaaaagcagaaaaatttatttaaatttagggcttacaaatttagtaaaaatggaGTTTTTCATAAGGAGAGTAAGTTGTTGTCGATTCTCTCATAGATTTGTGCTGTTTCATCTTGAGTGTCTTGAGAAAACTGGAAAACTACTGCCCAACAAGAAAATGATAGATTAATcttttttcttcccttttcCTTTAGCCACAAATCCCTTCAAAACAGagccaaaataatttgtaaaattgatttaacttgaacaaattgaattataagtAAAACAATTTCCGCCACAGCGTTGCCATTCTGTAATAATACATAAGAATAAGTAGAGACAATATATGTACATTGCCCCTGTTATGAAAAAGCACTCTTTAGAGGAACAATTTTTAAGGTCATAACTATGAAAAGAATTCATAGCTAGAACATTTTAGCAATAATGGCCGagttatttaaaacataatgtTGAatacagaataaaaataacatgatAGAATTAGAGAGAATATTAATGGCTCTACTCTGCGCCGAAACaagcagaaataattgaaGGGTTAGCGGTTATGAGTGTAACTCAGTAGAGAAAAACTCTCATTAGCTCAAGTAGTGCACAGCAAACAGTTTCCAACCCTCTGTTCATATGAGGAGGCCTGAGTGGCCTTAAAAGTGTGCTGCATAGTACAAGAACGTGCGagataattattcttttcacGATTCACTTCAATTGTCCAtccttaaattaattctctgCAGAGAAGAGATATCTGTAGTTCTTCTTTCTTTAGGCAGAGAATTATTTCCCAAAAGAGAAAATGCTTATGAACAGTGACTATATACCTGTAATTATATGCTGCTTGAACAATGACAGGGGCTGGTGTGAAAGCAGCTGGAGACACAGAGCGGTCTTCACTCTTGACAGCAACTAATGTAGTGGTAGTTCCGTTTCCACTGTTTTGGACAACATATTTCTCTGTAACAAGAGAGTTAGCTAATTGGAACAAACGCTTGAATGTGAGACAAACCTTCGCGCTGTTCTGCCACGACTCCGTTAGTAACCAAAGTGATCTGCTGGGCAGGCACCATGAGCCTAGTTTTGCCAACCACCACCGACTGTTGCGGATGAGCGTTCATCACCGTGCTGCTCACAAATGATCCCACGCCTGAAATTAGAACTGcgcgaataaaattaaaatgcatcacCGGAGTAAGAGTCAAGCATTACCTTGTCCAGGCGATCCAGGGGCTGACTGGCTGGTTTTAACCTCAAGGTGAGATGACCCGTGAGATACGATGGGAGAAGAAACTCCAGACGAGAGTGCACTGTCATTGTAGGCGTCAGGAATCGGGGAGCCTTCTCTTGAAAGCGACTCTGGAGTGATCAGACCGCCCATGCTGTGAGTCGGAGAGGCGGGTGCGCTGCGAGATGCAAGACCAAAGGGAGCCCTGAAGCATGGCACGCCACGTTGGCGTCGTCTCCGGAAAGCCTGCTCGATCAGCTTGGCCTCTGAGGTGGGGTCGATTCGCCAAAAGGAACCTTTGCCTGGCTCTTCGGTGGAGCGAGGCACTTTGATGAAGTAGCGGTTCAGAGAAAGGTTGTGTCGAATAGAGTTCTGATGAGAGAAACCAATAAATTAGAAACACatggaattgtttttttttaataaaccaaTGATTGATCTTGAAAGTAACAAAATCGTGCAATTTAATATtggattattttaatgacagttaaaaattacacattcccattcatttttccaaattttgaagTTATGCTCACTTGCTAGGGTTAACATCCCAAGCAACTCTCactattttgagaaaatataaagagCACTTAATTTTATCGAACTTTTCCAGCTAACGCAAAAAGCCTGGAAGCAAAATCAAATAAGCTAACATTTTTGAGGGTTCAATTTTGGGTGCTTCGCTTTTAGCAGAGATGCTAGAAAATGGTTGATTTCTCCAgattcttcaatttccataaCTGGTTTCTTTCTTGACCTGCCTTCTAAAGTAAGATCGTGAACGTACAaacttattttgtttaaatttaaaccaaatccACTTTGACTTTGGAGCTTATCAATCCTGTGTTAATTTTACAACACATGAAATGCCCCATGGTgactttgtttttaaaaacagggCGATCCTTGATAATGACCTAGCTGTCAACAAACCAAGCAAGCGTAGaattaagttgaaaaaaaaacaagcagaAATGCCAGAAATTTAAGGCTTAGTCAACAGTATCGTCATAGATTGTATAAAAATACCATAAAACCAGCAAGACATTATTTCTACAAGAGCACCAGTAAATAAGGTTTCAATATAGTTAGAAAATGTGTtgaattcattgaaaaaaattgaaaaaaatcaaaataaattttttgcttatatTATCTTATCATAATaagaatattcaaaattaaatcaacaaaagcGTTTAGAAAAAAGAAGTGACCATGTTTTACCTGCCAGCCTTTATCAGCAGTGCGATAGTATGGGTAGTTTTTAGTAATGTAAGAGTAGATGCCACTGAGAGTTAGTTGTTTGTCATGAGCCGAAGCAATGGCTTGGACTATCAGTTGGGCATACGAGAATGGAGGTTTTGAGTCATcctggaacaaaaaatataatattttgtattaatctGCAACATGATATTATTGGTACAtagaaaatatcaaacaataaGGCATGTgctgaggaaaaaattctgcaaagCCACAATACATACCTTAGGTGGGCTATATTGTTCAGCAGTGGCCATTGGAGTGGCGGTTCCATTTGGTCCTGCCCTATATAACTTCTGGGTTGGTTGTTCCTCAGGAACCACGGAGCTGGAGGGAGCCGTGCCAATGTCGCTGCTGATGACTACAGATCGACCTCCTCCACCGTCCTCTGTGCTTGCTGTTGCAATAACTGGCCGCTGAGCTGCTGCATATGCAGCTACCATCGAAAGATCAGGGCCTACATTGCGGCGTCCAGAACCCCCTCGTGGGCTGGCCGGACATGAGTTGGCAGCACTGTCAATGCAGACGAAGTATTTGTTAATACTAGGATTCAATTTGAGggcaaaatattatgtttttatggCAATAGCTATGCTAAACAGCATTCATTTAACATTTGACCTTAATAATGTAAATAGCAtcacaatgaaaattatatatattggAGAATTTAGATTATACTGTATGTGGTACttagaaacaaaaagctaATAACGATTACTGCACAAACAAGTAAAAGTAATAATGTTTAAGTGGTAATTttaacatcaaaattttactaactgttagaatgttaaaatttaaaaaaatcaaaccatcAGAGGGAAGCGAAATACGTTATGCTTTCATAGGCTTTTTGATCCAGAAGCCATTTTATCAACGTCAATAGTCTCAATCTTAAGACAAATCAGTTTGTTTACATGCACTTCGTGTAAATAGAACTGTCACGTGACGACACAACACAATATCTCAGCGCCATAAGAGGTTAcgcctttaaaaaatcaagaaaaatctTAAGTATCATTGAACTAAATTCATTAGGAAACgtcacaaaatttgtttataaagTGAAAAAAGGTACTAATATTTTTGTGGTAGTCAAAAAGATAGTTTGGAACCCGTTAGAAGTTCATTTGCAATCATTTTGTAAGTTTCTCCATGATTAAATACCATACTGTGCTTAATTAACATCAGCACAACAGGATTCCGCATCTGCGCTAGAGGCACgtgacatttattttgttattatcaTCTCCTGCAATTCTAGTCTAGTCGCTTTGGTGGTATGAGTTTTTAATCTGATTTATCAGAGGAAAAACTATATATGTTTTGACAGTGACGACACAGTTAACAgtgctgaaatttgatgatcaagagataaataaaaacataaccTGTAGGTCCCAAATgcattagaaaatttttaacattaaattggGTTAGGGGTTACCTAATTGTTCCGCTCGGGGACGGGAATGGACTACTAAATCCTCCGTCTGAGTCTGGAATGTTGATTCTAAGTGGTGCCATTGGCTTTTGTTTGGCAGGCGAAGGCATCCGGACTGCGACAGGAGGGTCTGCATCTCCCACAAGAGATTGGAACGTCAGCCTAATACTCGTACTTGGAAACCGGAAGGTGCAACTGAAACAAGcagagtaaaatattataattagaTGGTTACAAAATTACTGTTGAACGTTGTTTGTAAATATGGGTAAAACATGGGTTTGTGTTTACTCAAGAATGCAGCAGAATTTGTCGGGCtctattaatatttcaaagtgcTGTTAAATGCacttgagagaaaatttcgatttcaaaATGAGAGGTTATCCAACCTTAATGGAAAGCCACCGGGCGCCTGACACGCGGCAACAAACATTGCGTTCTACCAATGCATCAATTTAGCCCTTCCGCCCCCCCTTGAGCCGCTGTTAAGCGAGCTAAACCATCCAAGTCTGCGAGATAAAATCCTTCAAATTAACACAGGTAGCTGCAATTTCTCATCGAATTAAGCCTTCTAGCTgagcataattttcaaaattgggaTGATCAGATGCTAAAATGATCGTCTGGCTGTGGGTGTCGTCGTGACCGACGAAAACATCCGGGGGAAAACAAGAGAGCGCTCGATAATTCAGCCTCCATTAGCTAGCGGCGCCCGTCGGCCCCCGACCGAGCCCCGCGGCCCCCATCGGCGGGTCCGGAGCCCGACTCAGGTTGCATGCCCCCTGCCGACCCACGGTGGCCCGGCGGACAAATATGAAGATGGCCTTGGGCCGAATGTAAACACGCGTGTGTTTACATTGGGCCGGGCCTGGCTCACTTTTTAGATAACTGGAGGGCCGGGGCCCCTTTCCGCTGGAACACGCCGTCGACGAAAACGCCATTCTTGCCGTTGCAGGTCATGTAGAAGTGCGGATGTTCGAAAAAGACTTCTATGTGTTTGCGCGAAATGAAGCTCGAGTGGCCCATGTTTACATCGACCTCGCCTCGCGAGCTGTTGCGGCCGATGGTGATCCTCTTCTGCCGCACCATAAACTCGAGGTCTCGTCCCTCTATCCGCGCGATGGCCACTCCGTTGTTCTCGGGACTCCATTGCACCTTGGAGGGACTTGCCGGGGCCGATTTGAGGGCCAATAGGGCCCACGCATCGCTTTCTTGGGACATAGATTGTGCGGCCATATCTCTGTTACGAATATGGCTTCCCAGAAGGAGAAATAAACCCAAGAGGGGAGGGGAATGACGGAGCCTGGCTACTGCTGCATTCCAAAACAAATGGTGGGGGAGGAGAAtcataacaaaaacaaattattttcctctgacGGCggggaattttgttttgcttttttctgctGGCGAGCTGAGCGAATGTTCTCCTCTCTCGTTTTTAAGTGACTGCCAGCTTGCTTGTCCAgaataactatttttatacCTAACCAGATTTCTTCTATTAAATCaggatatttttttggtttgatAATCTTGCTAGcgattttggccaaaaacaAGTCATAAATATctgcagtaaaaatatgtagGATTCTTTGTTTGTTGAAAAGTTTGCTGGAAATCAAAGAGcacttcaataaatttatgtatatcacaatatataattatgatatttattgcaaaatgggCTCTGTATTTCACAGTTGGCAAAACACTATTTTACAAGCACAAAATGAACAACTTTACAATTTATAATGCGTATATTCTTAATCGTCAACTTTGtctcaaaatgcaaaaatatcagTTGCTATTGATTTTCATACAGTTTTACTGTCCAAACATTGCAACGTTAAGTTCTCTCGTCAGCTGAATGAAGGTACCATAGAAGGTtccttaatattttcaatattttaaactagtGATCACTGGATTGGCCCATACTGCACACCAAATTTGCGATAGCCTTTGCTTGGTCTTTGTATTTGCCATCCTCTAAACTAGAATACAATGCCCCAAGAGTACATTTCTTTGCTGTGAGGTTCTTCCATTGCAACAGCACCTGATAAGCAAATTCCCTCACCCCATCCCCTTTGTGATTTTGTTCAATGTTTGTGACTGTGCCTTCATCGAGACCCAAATTTCGACCAAGCTCTTTCCACTTAATGTTCGTCAAATGTTCGGAAGCTTTCCACAGATCATTTGTACTGAGCTTTCGAGTGTTTTGTCTGTAACCTAATGAGGAAGATTTGACAGACGCAACTCTACGGGATCGATAATGGGTGGAACGAACACCATCTTCTTCATCACTCTCTTCAACGCTGCGGTCAGAGGAACTATCTTTGTTATGACCGCGTCTTCGTTTTGGAggtatttcatttcttttgagACTTGAGGATCTCGCAGAACTAGGATGAGATCGTTTTCGAGAAGATGACGCACGTTCTTTAGAAGGGGGTGCTGGCATTTCTGCAAGATCATTGATAAGTTTTAGGCgagcaaaataattgtatCTGACGCAACAACTACCTTCATCCATGTCAACTTCCTCTGGAGGCtcttctccttttttattgctccACCAATTGAAGTATTTGGATATGGGCGATGATTGTTGGTTGTGGGATCCATTTAACGAGTTACTAGGACTGGAGCCTGTGCTGCTGCTTGGTGGGGTTTCGTCAGCGAGTCCGTTTTGTGCAATATCACGGTGTACAGCAAACAAAGCCTGGACAAACTCATCTGGAGTGCCTCCTCGATTCTGATATATGTTTGTCATAGCAACGAAAGGATCACCACTTGTCTGAAAGTTGGAGCATAGAGTAGCTGATAGATAATTAGAGCTTGTTTTCTTACCATtagttttgttctaatttcGTTGTTGTTGAATCCAACATACTTTGCAAACTTTTTCCAGTTATTTCCATCTGTGATCTGCAAATTTGCTGCCAGCTCTTTGATTGCAACAATTGTCCACCGCTCCCCTTGAACTTGCATGTTTAATTCAGCCTCATACCCAGACTGTCCAATTTGAGAAGTCAGCAtccatttataaaatcaatagGATTATTACTTTGTAAAGGTTGAATTCAAAAACCAAATCATTCCTTCCAGAGCTCTTTGATTTCTCCACGAGAACTTTCCCGATTGTTCCGATGTCAATCTTGGCATCGCTCTTGAACcttggtaaaaatatatttatatagtacatttaaataaaataacactgGTTTATTACTTGCAGGCATATTGGAATTCAAAGTCCCGCCCTCTGAAATCTGGCTCCTCTTTGCACATTTCTGGCAATTCCCCAGCTTCTACGTCAGCTTCAAACATCTGCGATCTTAGTCtcactaaaatttttccaggtCTAATCAATTTGGGCTTGTTGCAGGCACCAGCCCGGTGCTGAAGGTTAGTAACGTCTGGCAATTTGCGATCGCTGCGGTAGCAAATTACTTCCAAGCTAAACCTAAGAAGGAAAATAATCccatttaaaagtttgaataTTAAGTGAATTTATGCAACCTACCTATCATTTTTTGGGGTTTCTTGCATGTATGCTTCACACATCATGGAAAAGGTtacaaaattggcaaagtGTGCCATGCCAACCTTGGCCTCATACAGACTGTTGGACACTATGTCCCAGAAGACTGTAAAGAAGCTAAAGTGCTTTACTTGAAACGAGATAATTGGAATCCCCGAGTGGTGCTTCAGGTTCAATTTGATCTCTGTTTTTAGCCTTTTCCAGACGATTGGCTCCATTTCATCTGATGGACTGTGCCAAACAGAGAGGGATTTAAGAGGGTCCTTGTCAAATTTCTTGCAGATGTCTTGCAGATCAGGCACTGGGAGATTTATTGTTACGGGGGGCCTATTTGAAGGGAACTTGAGCCCATGAGGCCCAATCATGATAACTGGAGAGGCAAGCGAGTATCTCATCTTCAGGTTGTTCGGAAATAAAGCTGTTTCGGTGTCAAAAATTACTCTGAGGTAGGCGTCAATATCATCTTCCAAACAGCCTTTAGGGAAGGCCACCTCTACACCAGGGATGTCCGGAATGTAGAGAGTGCCTCCATTGCGTTTCCGAATCCGTTTCAGCCTTTCTGGGTAAGGCTCCTCCGTTATCACAGTGAATAAGCTGAAGTGGTTCACTTTCAAGATAATAAAGCCATCTTTGTAGCAGTAACTTGTTTTTGGCAACCGTTCCCATTGCGCCTTCTGGAATGAAAGgaatgtaatttataaatacagTGTGTATTACATGATCATATAGTTCATCTCATCAATAAAGTTTCAAATATTGTACTCAGGACACATTGTTCCAAATTAGAATATCTGACAAAGGaattgtcttaaatattttaaaatgtttgtgcaaataaaatagctaAAAATAGAACACAGCGGCAAAGGTCACATTAAAACCACTATCGTGATTTGTATtttgaagtcaaaattttcttttacctgtcatcattttccaatt
This window encodes:
- the FoxK gene encoding forkhead box protein K1 isoform X1 — its product is MAAQSMSQESDAWALLALKSAPASPSKVQWSPENNGVAIARIEGRDLEFMVRQKRITIGRNSSRGEVDVNMGHSSFISRKHIEVFFEHPHFYMTCNGKNGVFVDGVFQRKGAPALQLSKNCTFRFPSTSIRLTFQSLVGDADPPVAVRMPSPAKQKPMAPLRINIPDSDGGFSSPFPSPSGTISAANSCPASPRGGSGRRNVGPDLSMVAAYAAAQRPVIATASTEDGGGGRSVVISSDIGTAPSSSVVPEEQPTQKLYRAGPNGTATPMATAEQYSPPKDDSKPPFSYAQLIVQAIASAHDKQLTLSGIYSYITKNYPYYRTADKGWQNSIRHNLSLNRYFIKVPRSTEEPGKGSFWRIDPTSEAKLIEQAFRRRRQRGVPCFRAPFGLASRSAPASPTHSMGGLITPESLSREGSPIPDAYNDSALSSGVSSPIVSHGSSHLEVKTSQSAPGSPGQVLISGVGSFVSSTVMNAHPQQSVVVGKTRLMVPAQQITLVTNGVVAEQREEKYVVQNSGNGTTTTLVAVKSEDRSVSPAAFTPAPVIVQAAYNYSGTFVSPASTPAVDHQVVVGMKRNIEEEMEVVTTSTTDGADHLEEGVKKARIGEATMADH
- the LOC135938486 gene encoding uncharacterized protein LOC135938486 is translated as MPQDAFKVPNRARQVRDCPSASRKLRLPTLPPERPVTRGSVKAWQEGTCKPWSDLPGLRLKVNESSSTSDYGTASEKSSQSFQSRNSNSPHDPCACENMSGVGFLSSDEDEGLNVEDLKNSLEACGWDSEEDKVKQDWECDRPPTARMLTDPDSRVTAIIPASSSKLLQNAELKTLNGDQFKPKLNKMQRLCAPIISLGPHGMQFEEKYQVYLSIPVCVHDESCIVCFTSNTSEFEKAQWERLPKTSYCYKDGFIILKVNHFSLFTVITEEPYPERLKRIRKRNGGTLYIPDIPGVEVAFPKGCLEDDIDAYLRVIFDTETALFPNNLKMRYSLASPVIMIGPHGLKFPSNRPPVTINLPVPDLQDICKKFDKDPLKSLSVWHSPSDEMEPIVWKRLKTEIKLNLKHHSGIPIISFQVKHFSFFTVFWDIVSNSLYEAKVGMAHFANFVTFSMMCEAYMQETPKNDRFSLEVICYRSDRKLPDVTNLQHRAGACNKPKLIRPGKILVRLRSQMFEADVEAGELPEMCKEEPDFRGRDFEFQYACKFKSDAKIDIGTIGKVLVEKSKSSGRNDLVFEFNLYKSGYEAELNMQVQGERWTIVAIKELAANLQITDGNNWKKFAKYVGFNNNEIRTKLMTSGDPFVAMTNIYQNRGGTPDEFVQALFAVHRDIAQNGLADETPPSSSTGSSPSNSLNGSHNQQSSPISKYFNWWSNKKGEEPPEEVDMDEEMPAPPSKERASSSRKRSHPSSARSSSLKRNEIPPKRRRGHNKDSSSDRSVEESDEEDGVRSTHYRSRRVASVKSSSLGYRQNTRKLSTNDLWKASEHLTNIKWKELGRNLGLDEGTVTNIEQNHKGDGVREFAYQVLLQWKNLTAKKCTLGALYSSLEDGKYKDQAKAIANLVCSMGQSSDH
- the FoxK gene encoding forkhead box protein K1 isoform X2 gives rise to the protein MAAQSMSQESDAWALLALKSAPASPSKVQWSPENNGVAIARIEGRDLEFMVRQKRITIGRNSSRGEVDVNMGHSSFISRKHIEVFFEHPHFYMTCNGKNGVFVDGVFQRKGAPALQLSKNCTFRFPSTSIRLTFQSLVGDADPPVAVRMPSPAKQKPMAPLRINIPDSDGGFSSPFPSPSGTISAANSCPASPRGGSGRRNVGPDLSMVAAYAAAQRPVIATASTEDGGGGRSVVISSDIGTAPSSSVVPEEQPTQKLYRAGPNGTATPMATAEQYSPPKDDSKPPFSYAQLIVQAIASAHDKQLTLSGIYSYITKNYPYYRTADKGWQNSIRHNLSLNRYFIKVPRSTEEPGKGSFWRIDPTSEAKLIEQAFRRRRQRGVPCFRAPFGLASRSAPASPTHSMGGLITPESLSREGSPIPDAYNDSALSSGVSSPIVSHGSSHLEVKTSQSAPGSPGQGVGSFVSSTVMNAHPQQSVVVGKTRLMVPAQQITLVTNGVVAEQREEKYVVQNSGNGTTTTLVAVKSEDRSVSPAAFTPAPVIVQAAYNYSGTFVSPASTPAVDHQVVVGMKRNIEEEMEVVTTSTTDGADHLEEGVKKARIGEATMADH